Part of the Trichoderma asperellum chromosome 1, complete sequence genome is shown below.
CAGACATGAAATGGCAGAACACAGACGCCACGGCTTCAACAAGTAAGTGCTCAACAACGGAGCGATCAGTACTCATGACATTTGGTTGCTGAGGTTACTAATTTTGGTATCTCGCAGTTATTAGAACAGCTTGGTCCATTCTCACAGCTCGCTACACGGATTCGAACGATGTGATTTTTGGAGCAATGGTCACTGGACGGCAAGCGCCTTTAGTTGGTCTCGATCGCATGATCGCGCCTCTTATTAATGCCATCCCTGTGAGAGTCAAGATAGACCCAAAAGCGACGGTGGATAGGTTGCTACAAAGCGTGCAAGCACAAGCAATTACAATGATTGCCTATGAGCAGACCGAATTGCTTGATATTCGACGGATCGACACAGATGCAGAGAGCGCAAGTCGATTTAATACCTTATTAGTTGTACAGCCTCCAAGCCAAACTGAATATGCGGATGGAGGCGGTAGTCTATTCCAGCATCAACCTGAAGTTGTTTCTACTcaggatggccttgacgaCTTTAATCCAAATGCTGCCATGGTGATGTGTCAGTTGGCCAAGCCCAACGATCTCAAGCTGGAAATTAGCTTCGACTCCAACATCATTGATTCGGCTCAAATGGAGCGCATCGCCAATCAGTTCGAGCACATTTTGCGCCAGATTTGCAATTCGACTACTCAAGCGGTAGAAGATATCGATCTGCTTAGTGCACAAGACATTAAGGAGCTATGGAATTGGAATGGCTCAGTACCCACTGCAGTCCACGAGTGTGTGCATGATATAATTGGGAACACAATGAAAAGACAGCCTCAAGCAATGGCAATATGTTCTTGGGATGGAAGCTTGACGTATTCTGAGCTGGATAATCTATCATATCGTCTGGCATCTCACTTGGTCGCTCTAGGTGTTCAACCTGGAAGTATAGTTCCTCTCTGCTTCGAAAAGTCAGTGTGGTATCCTGTTGCAGCTCTTGGCGTAATGAGGGCTGGAGGGACATGCATCGCTATGGACTCGACTCAACCAGAATTGCGACTGAGATCAATTGTCCAACAGGTTAACCCTAGACTGATTCTGTCTTCTGTTAACAATGAAGCGTTGGCAAGCCGCCTCTCCGAAACTACTGTGGTCAGTATTGATCGTAGTCGCATTCCAGAAGCGCCCACGGACTTCATGCTACCCAATATTAGCCCTTCAGACTTATTATATGGTACGTCTCATTCGATTCTACTTTCATTCAACAAGTCATTATGCTGACGTTAGTGATATGAGTAGTTGTATTCACAAGCGGATCCACAGGCGTGCCTAAAGGCATATTGACGACACATGAAAACTTTGCCTCTGCAGCTACCCATCAAAAAGATATCCTGCATATACATGAAGGAACCCGTGTCTTTGACTTTGTATCATATAGTTTTGATGTTTCCTGGTCCAACCACCTACAGACATTGATATGTGGAGGTTGTCTATGTATTCCATCAGAGTGGGAGCGCAAAAACGACATCGCCGGCGCGTTCAATAGGATGAAGTGTGATTATGTGTATTTTACACCTTCGGTTGCCCGATCCCAGGAGCCATCCTCGATGCCTGGCATCAAGATTTTGGCAATGGGAGGCGAGCCTATTCAGGCATCTGAAATATCTCGCTGGACTCAGGCGGAAACTGTTATAGGAATTTATGGGCCAGCCGAATGCGCTCAAGCACTATCGTTTGCTTGCCTGGACTCCAAAACACGGAACAATCACGTCGGAAATCCGTTTGGTGCGAGGACTTGGCTCGTACAACCAGGTCGCCCAGACCGCCTTGCCGCTATTGGCACCGTTGGAGAGCTCATGATTGAAGGGCCAACCGTTAGCAAAGGATACTTTGGCGATACAAGCAAGACGAAAGCAGCCTATATTCAGGATCCGACATGGCTCTCGCTAGGCGCGGGGCAACATCCAGGGCGTCACGGTACACTTTACAAGACCGGCGATCTCTTGCGCTACAACTCGGATGGGTCCATGGACTTCTTGGGGAGGAAAGACGGTCTAATCAAGCTTCGAGGTCAACGAATTGAGCTGGCGGAAGTGGAATATCATGTACGCTCCTGTCTCGGCGATCCCAGCTTGTGTGATGGCATCGCTGCGGAGATCATTGTGCCACAAAATGGCACCAACCCAATTCTCGCCATTTTCTTGAGCCTTTCTGAAGAAAATACAATCCAACTCAAGGAAGACGTACAGTCAAAGCTTAGACGAGTCATGGAAGGGTTGGAAGAGAAGCTATGGGATCGTGTTCCGCAGTAGTAAGTATTTCCTTGGCTTTCAATATGAGTGTATGGGAAATTGCTGACTTGATTCCGTATAGTATGGTCCCTGGAGCATACATTCATGTAGGAAAGATTCCTATGACAACCACAAACAAAACAGATCGACGGTCTCTACGGGAACTTGGAAGTAAGCGAACCCTAGAGCAGCTTGTGGAACTACAATCTCATGGGAAACCGCGAATCTTGCCATCCACTCTAATGGAAAAAAGGCTTCAGACCTTATGGTCTTCTGTTCTTGAGATCAACGCTGAAAATATTGGTGCTGAGAGTAGCTTTCTCCGCATTGGCGGAGAGTCAATTGCCGCTATGCGACTAGTCTCAGCGGCACGGGAGCAAAACTTGTCGCTGACCGTTGCAGACATTTTCAAGTCACCGCGTTTGTCCGAATTGGCATTATTGGTCAAAGAAGTCAAGTCTGATGAATATTCCCATTTGCCATCGCCATTCTCCTTACTAGAATCTGATGACCCGCAATCCTTCCTGAAGAAATTTGTAGAGCCGGCTCTGGATGTTGATTTTGAAGCTGTCAAGGACGTGATTCCCGCAACAGATTTTCAAGAACGCTCAATATTAGATGCACTTCAGGACCCGCCGAACAGATATCCTCATTGGATTTTTGACCTACCTGCTGATGTGGATTTCCCAAAGCTTGAGCGCGCTTGCTTCGAACTATTGAATCATTTCGACATCCTGCACACTGTCTTCATCCGAGCTAATGGCCGTTTTTggcaagttttattatcGAACTTCAAGCCAGTATACGATCATGTAGATGCAGACAACCAAGATATGGCATTGTTTATAGATTCAATCTGCGGGAAAGATCTCAAAAGACCTCGACAATTGGGTCGTTCATTCATCCGTTTCATCAGTGTCAAACACGCCTCAGGCAAGCATAAGCTTGTGTTCAGAATCTCGCATGCTCAATTTGATGGCTTTAGCTGGGGATTGGTTCTTCAAACTCTGTCGCTTATCTATAATCAGCAACAGCTATTGCCATATTCATCTTTTGCCCAGTTTATTTCCTTCAatgagacgaagaagagagaaagcaagTTTTACTGGACTTCAAGGCTTCATGGATCATTATATCCAACATGGAGTTTCAGCGACTCAGCAAATAACACATACAGTACAGATGACAGATTGACAATAAAGAAAACAATTCCAATGCTAAACACTCAGAGCATTGGAGGTTTTACGCCTGCGGTGATATTCCATGCTGCGTGCGCAATCGCCCTTTCTCGCCAGTTTGATCAACAGGACGTGGTGTTTGGTCGCCTTGTGACCGGCCGTTCAATGCTACCAAGCCATCTCCAAAACGTTGTGGGCCCCTGCATGACAGAGGTCCCGATCCGAGTGTGTATAACTACAAACAGCACTCTCGCCGAAGTTGCTTCGCAGCTACAAAGCCAATTCATTGAAGATTCGTCACATGAAGCTGTAGGGATGGTCGAGATCATAAGAGACTGCACAAACTGGCCACAAAATGTAACGGATTTTGGCTGGCGAACATCCTTccagcaggaagaagaaactgaGTTTTCATTCTTGGGGTTACCTAGCACTGTTTCATTTTATGAACGACCCTTACTTCCTCGCAATCGTCCTGAGATATACGCCACGCCGCGAGAAGGAAGCCTTGATCTCGAATTTGAAGGCAATCGGAAACTTACATCCGAAAGTACAGTAATGAAGTTTTTAGCAGAGcttcaatatatattacgAGTATAGagatagctatatataaaatagtaataatactattttatcttactattctatattaagttataatataacttaataaaattaaaacaaaaGCGTTAGTTAAGCTAGAACaactaatttaatatttctcaGCTTACACATACTGCGCAGAACTCAGGGACACATACGCGTGTACCAGAAGGTCTCAGTTTCTGGCAGTATCATCTGGTCCTCCTAACTCAGCATTACCTCAACGTTCTCCTTGAGCTTTGACAACTCCGCCCTCTGCTTCTCGTAGAAGTCATAGTTCAGCTCGGCCTTTGCGACGCGACCCACGATGAAGCTCGGACATGGAAACTCTGCTCGTGCCTGTCAGAATGTGCCGACAGATCCGATATTTCCACCTTGACAAACACAGCGTATGTGATCGGCCGGTGCACATATACCGGGTTGTCGGAGTCGCCAGCAACGTTGGTCGTGAAAACCGCGTTAACGAGGAACGTGTCGGATAGTACCGTGTCTGTCCACGACCCGTCGCAATGGAAATCGCCATTTTCCATGGCCTCACGACACCTCTCCGTGGACTTTTGTAGCAGGCATAGTTTCAAAGCGGGCAATGCCTTAAGCACgccagaaaagaagaactCGTCGTCCACGGCCTTGAGTTAACAGTGCCCAATGTtgtactttttattttcttgccAGCAGCGGGAATATAGCCAGAAGACATTAATAAGCCAAAGACAATATAGTGAAGTataactataactaaaagctgcttaaatataaaaatgctagaacttataaataaataaatctagatATAGCAAAAACCTTTTACTTTTTGAATActgctaaagaaaataattatattctttaatttacctaggtaatagtattattttgatttttatgatagtattttctattaattttatttagctgctaatattatttcttatatttagttatataatcaagctatatttaattaattttaaaagataaataatgtaataattattaaagcaggaagtatttttatatataaaatctataaatcttgtttaatataaaagctttaataaatttaagtaaagctaatataatcTAGGGTAAGTAAGTGCTACTAgtataaactaataaaaacaatattatatatactagcctaacttttaaaattatactttttaaaatacattgtataatatatattacctataaattTCCCTAAcctatttgctaatataaacctaacaAACTTATCCTAGGCTTATCCTTTaagaatctaccctatactaactatctagtgtataGTTAGTTATACCTTtagaaattatattctaTACTAATCGGATAGGATCCAGCTTGCTATACTATTATCCTTAACATACTGTAGAGCTTGCTTCATTACCGGAACTCGGTCAGCTAACGGATCGACATCCGTCCCGATACCATCAACTTCCACCTATATCCTTACAGGCCGGGTACCGGGGCCGAGGATATGTTGAAGTAATGCTAATGCTCCAATTTTGATTTATTATAACACTCAGCTAATAATTTCCTAGCTCGGCATTTATGTCACTGCGCCTGTGAATGGTTGCATTATAGTTGGGTCTGCTTTATAACAACCTTGCACCTCGCTACCTACACCTCGTCCACCTTCTCTTGCTGTATCACACAGCTCATACCTTATTATTACTTCACTCCACCCCCCGACACTAGGAAAACAGTAACACAACGCCACAGCATCATGGCCAAGGAGCATCACCGCAATATTGTTCAGCTGGTGGCGGACGACTTGGGTCTGATGCTGGGCTGCTATGGCCTTCAAGCCATCAAGACACCTAACATCGACCGCCTGGCCTCGCAGGGCACGCGGTTCACCCACGCTTTTGCCAGCACCGCCTCGTGTAGCGGCAGCCGGTCCACCATCTA
Proteins encoded:
- a CDS encoding uncharacterized protein (antiSMASH:Cluster_1.1), whose protein sequence is MENGDFHCDGSWTDTVLSDTFLVNAVFTTNVAGDSDNPVYVHRPITYAVFVKVEISDLSAHSDRHEQSFHVRASSWVASQRPS